The following are encoded in a window of Hypomesus transpacificus isolate Combined female unplaced genomic scaffold, fHypTra1 scaffold_31, whole genome shotgun sequence genomic DNA:
- the chfr gene encoding E3 ubiquitin-protein ligase CHFR isoform X1, giving the protein MENQGRGRPWGKLIRVDSSCESEVLLVNRECTVGRRKGCDLSFPANKLVSGDHCKIVQDEKSGLAWLEDMSTNGTVINMSKLVKKQSHMLQSGDVIYFVYRKTEPEQNIAYVYQSLKPELAVSHDTSLVGASGGAPALGSSPPLPPATGLSVEPLLLRAPGPHRAEEPQPSTSTFHLPAGPHGEVQGESASCHPPGCKDVSGPAPPRQGGLEEPECKRRKIDADAVSDLASPHTSSTEALAPAKGSLRDLLGKQPKEGTKTDKMEESLTCIICQDLLHDCVSLQPCMHTFCAACYSGWMERSSLCPTCRCPVERLRKNHILNNLVEAYLTQHPEKCRCEEDLKSMDSRNKITQDMLQPKIERSFSDEEGSSDYLFELSDNDSDTSDISGQPFAMCRQCLGYRADGNQGLWATGIASPLFPSAALFPSAPLFPPAPLAPPPPPAQPAPPGPAEGAGKPAGEGPSTSSEMPTAPSQGYSCPLQGRHVICTCCLQPMPDRRAELIGHQLSAQQCMACQRPFCHMYWGCRRIGCQGCLARFSELNLTDKCLDGVLNSNNYESEILQNYLAARGMTWRSLLQEGLDGLQQGSYYLSDYRINASAVLCFCCGLRAFKELAYKYRQNIPAAELPVAVTSRPDCYWGRNCRTQVKAHHAMKFNHICEQTRFKS; this is encoded by the exons ATGGAGAATCAAGGAAGGGGTCGACCATGGGGGAAGTTGATAAGGGTAGACTCAAGCTGTGAATCTGAAGTGTTGCTTGTCAACAGAGAATGCACTGTTGGACGAAGAAAAG GGTGTGATCTTTCGTTTCCTGCAAACAAACTGGTTTCAGGGGATCATTGCAAGATTGTGCAAGATGAGAAGTCAGGGTTGGCGTGGCTGGAAGACATGAG CACCAATGGTACGGTGATCAACATGTCCAAGCTGGTGAAGAAGCAGAGCCACATGCTGCAGAGTGGTGATGTCATCTACTTTGTCTACAGGAAGACTGAGCCTGAGCAAA ATATTGCTTACGTTTACCAGTCCTTAAAACCCGAGCTGGCAGTTTCACACGACACCAGTC TAGTTGGTGCCAGTGGAGGAGCCCCAGCCCTGggatcttctcctcctctccccccagccacaGGCCTGTCAGTggagcctctcctcctcagagccCCTGGGCCCCATCGAGCGGAGgagccccagccctccacctccaccttccaCCTCCCCGCTGGCCCTCATGGTGAGGTCCAGGGGGAGAGCGCCAGCTGTCATCCACCAGGCTGTAAAGACGTCtcaggccccgcccctccccggCAGGGGGGCCTGGAGGAGCCAGAGTGCAAGAGGAGGAAGATAGACGCTG ATGCGGTTTCGGACTTGGCCTCGCCTCACACCTCCAGTACCGAGGCCCTGGCTCCTGCCAAGGGCTCCCTCAGGGACCTCCTGGGAAAACAACCCAAGGAGGGGACCAAGACCGACAAGATGGAGGAGTCTCTCACCTGTATCATCTGCCAGGACTTGCTGCACGACTGTGTCAG CCTGCAGCCCTGCATGCACACCTTCTGCGCAGCCTGCTACTCGGGGTGGATGGAGCGCTCGTCGCTCTGCCCCACCTGCCGCTGCCCCGTGGAGAGGCTCCGCAAGAACCACATCCTCAACAACCTGGTGGAGGCCTACCTCACCCAGCACCCAG AGAAGTGCCGCTGCGAGGAGGACCTGAAGAGCATGGACAGCCGGAACAAGATCACCCAGGACATGCTGCAGCCCAAGATCGAGCGCTCCTTCTCCGACGAAGAGGGCAGCTCCGATTATCTGTTCGAGCTGTCCGACAACGACAGCGACACTTCTGATATCAG CGGTCAGCCGTTTGCGATGTGCAGACAGTGTCTAGGCTACAGGGCGGACGGCAATCAGGGGCTGTGGGCCACTGGAATAGCATCTCCCCTGTTCCCCTCTGCCGCCCTgttcccctctgcccccctgttcccccccgcccccctggccccaccaccccccccagcaCAGCCAGCCCCCCCAGGTCCTGCGGAGGGAGCTGGGAAGCCTGCTGGAGAAGGTCCATCCACCTCTTCTGAGATGCCCACAG ctcCTTCTCAAGGGTACTCGTGCCCGCTCCAGGGCCGCCATGTCATCTGCACCTGCTGCCTGCAGCCCATGCCAGACCGCCGAGCAGAGCTCATTGGACATCAGCTCTCTGCGCAGCAAT GCATGGCGTGCCAGCGACCTTTCTGCCACATGTACTGGGGCTGCCGGAGGATCGGCTGTCAAGGGTGCTTGGCCCGCTTCAGCG AGCTCAACCTCACAGACAAGTGTCTGGATGGCGTTCTCAACAGCAATAACTACGAGTCCGAGATCCTCCAG AACTACCTTGCTGCCAGAGGGATGACCTGGAGGAGCCTGCTTCAGGAGGGCCTGGACGGCCTGCAGCAAGGAAGCTATTACCTCTCGG aTTACCGCATCAACGCCAGCGCTgtgctgtgtttctgctgtggCCTGAGGGCCTTCAAGGAGCTGGCTTACAAATACAGACAGAACATCCCTGCTGCTGAGctcccag TTGCTGTCACATCTCGTCCTGACTGCTATTGGGGGCGTAACTGCCGTACTCAGGTGAAGGCGCACCATGCCAT GAAATTTAACCACATCTGTGAACAGACCCGCTTCAAGAGCTGA
- the chfr gene encoding E3 ubiquitin-protein ligase CHFR isoform X2 yields MENQGRGRPWGKLIRVDSSCESEVLLVNRECTVGRRKGCDLSFPANKLVSGDHCKIVQDEKSGLAWLEDMSTNGTVINMSKLVKKQSHMLQSGDVIYFVYRKTEPEQNIAYVYQSLKPELAVSHDTSLGASGGAPALGSSPPLPPATGLSVEPLLLRAPGPHRAEEPQPSTSTFHLPAGPHGEVQGESASCHPPGCKDVSGPAPPRQGGLEEPECKRRKIDADAVSDLASPHTSSTEALAPAKGSLRDLLGKQPKEGTKTDKMEESLTCIICQDLLHDCVSLQPCMHTFCAACYSGWMERSSLCPTCRCPVERLRKNHILNNLVEAYLTQHPEKCRCEEDLKSMDSRNKITQDMLQPKIERSFSDEEGSSDYLFELSDNDSDTSDISGQPFAMCRQCLGYRADGNQGLWATGIASPLFPSAALFPSAPLFPPAPLAPPPPPAQPAPPGPAEGAGKPAGEGPSTSSEMPTAPSQGYSCPLQGRHVICTCCLQPMPDRRAELIGHQLSAQQCMACQRPFCHMYWGCRRIGCQGCLARFSELNLTDKCLDGVLNSNNYESEILQNYLAARGMTWRSLLQEGLDGLQQGSYYLSDYRINASAVLCFCCGLRAFKELAYKYRQNIPAAELPVAVTSRPDCYWGRNCRTQVKAHHAMKFNHICEQTRFKS; encoded by the exons ATGGAGAATCAAGGAAGGGGTCGACCATGGGGGAAGTTGATAAGGGTAGACTCAAGCTGTGAATCTGAAGTGTTGCTTGTCAACAGAGAATGCACTGTTGGACGAAGAAAAG GGTGTGATCTTTCGTTTCCTGCAAACAAACTGGTTTCAGGGGATCATTGCAAGATTGTGCAAGATGAGAAGTCAGGGTTGGCGTGGCTGGAAGACATGAG CACCAATGGTACGGTGATCAACATGTCCAAGCTGGTGAAGAAGCAGAGCCACATGCTGCAGAGTGGTGATGTCATCTACTTTGTCTACAGGAAGACTGAGCCTGAGCAAA ATATTGCTTACGTTTACCAGTCCTTAAAACCCGAGCTGGCAGTTTCACACGACACCAGTC TTGGTGCCAGTGGAGGAGCCCCAGCCCTGggatcttctcctcctctccccccagccacaGGCCTGTCAGTggagcctctcctcctcagagccCCTGGGCCCCATCGAGCGGAGgagccccagccctccacctccaccttccaCCTCCCCGCTGGCCCTCATGGTGAGGTCCAGGGGGAGAGCGCCAGCTGTCATCCACCAGGCTGTAAAGACGTCtcaggccccgcccctccccggCAGGGGGGCCTGGAGGAGCCAGAGTGCAAGAGGAGGAAGATAGACGCTG ATGCGGTTTCGGACTTGGCCTCGCCTCACACCTCCAGTACCGAGGCCCTGGCTCCTGCCAAGGGCTCCCTCAGGGACCTCCTGGGAAAACAACCCAAGGAGGGGACCAAGACCGACAAGATGGAGGAGTCTCTCACCTGTATCATCTGCCAGGACTTGCTGCACGACTGTGTCAG CCTGCAGCCCTGCATGCACACCTTCTGCGCAGCCTGCTACTCGGGGTGGATGGAGCGCTCGTCGCTCTGCCCCACCTGCCGCTGCCCCGTGGAGAGGCTCCGCAAGAACCACATCCTCAACAACCTGGTGGAGGCCTACCTCACCCAGCACCCAG AGAAGTGCCGCTGCGAGGAGGACCTGAAGAGCATGGACAGCCGGAACAAGATCACCCAGGACATGCTGCAGCCCAAGATCGAGCGCTCCTTCTCCGACGAAGAGGGCAGCTCCGATTATCTGTTCGAGCTGTCCGACAACGACAGCGACACTTCTGATATCAG CGGTCAGCCGTTTGCGATGTGCAGACAGTGTCTAGGCTACAGGGCGGACGGCAATCAGGGGCTGTGGGCCACTGGAATAGCATCTCCCCTGTTCCCCTCTGCCGCCCTgttcccctctgcccccctgttcccccccgcccccctggccccaccaccccccccagcaCAGCCAGCCCCCCCAGGTCCTGCGGAGGGAGCTGGGAAGCCTGCTGGAGAAGGTCCATCCACCTCTTCTGAGATGCCCACAG ctcCTTCTCAAGGGTACTCGTGCCCGCTCCAGGGCCGCCATGTCATCTGCACCTGCTGCCTGCAGCCCATGCCAGACCGCCGAGCAGAGCTCATTGGACATCAGCTCTCTGCGCAGCAAT GCATGGCGTGCCAGCGACCTTTCTGCCACATGTACTGGGGCTGCCGGAGGATCGGCTGTCAAGGGTGCTTGGCCCGCTTCAGCG AGCTCAACCTCACAGACAAGTGTCTGGATGGCGTTCTCAACAGCAATAACTACGAGTCCGAGATCCTCCAG AACTACCTTGCTGCCAGAGGGATGACCTGGAGGAGCCTGCTTCAGGAGGGCCTGGACGGCCTGCAGCAAGGAAGCTATTACCTCTCGG aTTACCGCATCAACGCCAGCGCTgtgctgtgtttctgctgtggCCTGAGGGCCTTCAAGGAGCTGGCTTACAAATACAGACAGAACATCCCTGCTGCTGAGctcccag TTGCTGTCACATCTCGTCCTGACTGCTATTGGGGGCGTAACTGCCGTACTCAGGTGAAGGCGCACCATGCCAT GAAATTTAACCACATCTGTGAACAGACCCGCTTCAAGAGCTGA